A window of the Danio aesculapii chromosome 10, fDanAes4.1, whole genome shotgun sequence genome harbors these coding sequences:
- the LOC130236534 gene encoding trace amine-associated receptor 13c-like — protein MKGQKGEQNKLLTGGDSLMAYETEDQETQYCFPDINSSCVKERRSSDGYNIIYLFVSLLSAWTVFLNLLVIISISHFKKLHTPTNMIILSLAVNDLFIGLAMPIEAVRLTETCWYFGDTFCGLYLFFVALLLSASLGSLVLIAVDRYVAVCHPLLYTQKITITKTFCLSICLSWVCFSAYFTAMININNRDSDTSHRTDVCYGQCLIMITFSWILTDLFMSFIFPCTLIFTLYLRIFFVAHQQVKVINSLMKGGKCVTEGSVERKSESKAALTLGIIVLVYLLCYIPYYICSLTANSSTALNVLIWIVYANSGLNPLVYALFYPWFKKTAKLILTLKIFQPASSLINIFTEL, from the coding sequence ATGAAAGGACAGAAAGGAGAGCAGAACAAACTCCTAACAGGAGGAGACTCACTCATGGCCTATGAGACAGAGGATCAGGAGACTCAATACTGTTTTCCTGACATCAACTCATCATGTGTCAAGGAGAGACGCTCAAGTGATGGATATAACatcatatatttgtttgtgtcactgctgtcagcatggactgtgtttctgaacctgctggtgatcatctccatctctcacttcaaGAAGCTTCACACTCCAACCAACATGATTATTCTCTCTCTGGCTGTAAATGATCTGTTTATTGGACTCGCAATGCCTATAGAGGCCGTCAGACTGACTGAGACGTGTTGGTACTTTGGAGACACTTTCTGTGGACTCTATTTATTCTTTGTTGCATTACTTCTCTCAGCATCTCTTGGCAGTTTAGTTTTAATTGCTGTTGATCGTTATGTGGCTGTGTGTCACCCTCTACTGTACACACAGAAAATCACCATCACTAAAACATTCTGTTTAAGTATCTGTCTAAGCTGGGTTTGCTTTTCAGCTTATTTTACTGCCatgataaatattaataacagaGATTCTGACACTTCACACAGGACAGATGTGTGTTATGGACAGTGTTTAATCATGATAACATTTAGTTGGATACTCACTGATCTGTTcatgtcatttatttttccttGCACTCTGATCTTCACTTTATATTTGAGGATTTTCTTTGTAGCTCATCAGCAAGTGAAGGTTATAAACTCTCTGATGAAGGGTGGTAAATGTGTAACAGAGGGGTCAGTGGAGAGGAAATCTGAGAGTAAAGCTGCTCTGACTTTAGGAATCATTGTGTTAGTTTATCTGCTTTGCTATATTCCTTATTATATCTGTTCTCTAACTGCAAACTCTTCCAcagctttaaatgttttaatatggatTGTTTATGCTAACTCAGGTCTGAATCCTCtggtttatgctttattttacccctggtttaaaaaaacagctaaacTCATCTTAACTTTGAAAATATTTCAGCCGGCATCCTCtctgattaatatttttacagaactTTAA